From the Desulfarculaceae bacterium genome, one window contains:
- the glyS gene encoding glycine--tRNA ligase subunit beta: MAELIFEIGCEEMPARFVAPAMADIKKLAAAKLGQARLLEIGEINSYGTPRRLAIAVKGLKERQEDQEETALGPPVKAAYDADGNPTKAALGFAKSQGVEVEALSKVDTDKGERLAAVKNVPGRPAQEVLSGLLPELVAALSFPKTMRWGDESFRFARPIHWFLALLDGAVVPFTLAGISSGNLTRGHRFLAPAEFEVSGAADYLAKLEAAYVLADRPARAAKVRAEVEAAAQSAGGRLVPDEPLMAENTDLVEWAAACCGSFDREFLEVPRPVIISAMREHQRYFALEDASGNLMPNFIAVNNTVPKDMAVVTAGHQKVLRARLADARFFLGEDRKKALIDYLEDLKDVTYHAKLGTSYEKVERFAALAGYLAQTLGLTEGEAEQVVRAARLAKCDLVTEMVGEFPSLQGVVGAEYALRDNEPPAVARAIAEHYLPSGADSELPATTPGTLVGIADRLDSICGLFGIGQVPTGAADPFALRRAAIAIIRVVTEKKLSLSLEAMLAQALEGLAAWVERPADEVSAEVTAFFAARFTGILAEQGVPTDVAQAVLAAGLDDLTATAARAKALAEVKDSPEFASLAAGLKRVMNILKKEAAQVTEAAPDEAIMVEDAEKALYRAFGELEAEAGELFAAGDYAGFLARVSDLKDPIDSFFDKVMVMDKDEAVRQNRLALLNLMATLFARFARFEHLQLV; the protein is encoded by the coding sequence ATGGCGGAGCTAATCTTCGAGATCGGCTGCGAGGAGATGCCGGCCCGTTTCGTGGCCCCGGCCATGGCGGATATAAAGAAGCTGGCCGCCGCCAAGCTGGGCCAGGCCCGCTTGCTGGAGATCGGCGAGATCAACTCCTACGGCACGCCCCGCCGCTTGGCCATCGCGGTCAAGGGGCTCAAGGAGCGCCAGGAGGACCAGGAAGAGACCGCCCTGGGACCGCCGGTAAAGGCGGCCTACGACGCGGACGGCAACCCCACCAAGGCGGCACTGGGCTTTGCCAAGAGCCAGGGCGTGGAGGTGGAGGCCCTCTCCAAGGTGGACACCGACAAGGGTGAGCGCCTGGCCGCGGTCAAGAACGTGCCAGGCCGTCCGGCCCAGGAGGTGCTCAGCGGGCTGCTTCCCGAGCTGGTGGCGGCCCTGTCTTTCCCCAAGACCATGCGCTGGGGCGATGAGAGCTTCCGCTTCGCCCGGCCCATCCACTGGTTCCTGGCTCTCTTGGACGGCGCGGTGGTGCCTTTCACCCTGGCCGGGATCAGCAGCGGCAACCTGACGCGCGGCCACCGCTTCCTGGCTCCGGCCGAGTTCGAGGTGAGCGGCGCGGCCGACTATCTGGCCAAGCTGGAGGCCGCCTACGTGCTGGCCGACCGTCCGGCCCGCGCGGCCAAGGTGCGCGCCGAGGTGGAGGCCGCGGCCCAAAGCGCGGGCGGCCGCCTGGTGCCCGACGAGCCGCTCATGGCCGAGAACACCGACCTGGTGGAGTGGGCCGCCGCCTGCTGCGGCTCCTTTGACCGCGAGTTCCTGGAGGTGCCCCGCCCGGTGATCATCAGCGCCATGCGCGAGCACCAGCGCTACTTCGCCCTGGAGGACGCATCCGGCAACCTGATGCCCAACTTCATCGCGGTGAACAACACCGTGCCCAAGGACATGGCCGTGGTGACCGCCGGGCACCAAAAGGTGCTGCGCGCCCGCCTGGCCGATGCCCGCTTCTTCCTGGGCGAGGACCGCAAGAAGGCGCTCATCGATTACCTCGAGGACCTCAAGGACGTCACCTATCACGCCAAGCTGGGCACCAGCTACGAGAAGGTGGAGCGCTTCGCCGCCCTGGCCGGTTATCTGGCCCAGACCCTGGGCCTGACCGAGGGCGAGGCCGAGCAGGTGGTGCGCGCCGCCCGCCTGGCCAAGTGCGACCTGGTCACCGAGATGGTGGGCGAGTTCCCCTCTCTGCAAGGCGTGGTGGGCGCGGAGTACGCCCTGCGCGACAACGAGCCCCCGGCCGTGGCCCGGGCCATTGCCGAGCACTACCTGCCTTCGGGCGCGGACAGCGAGCTGCCCGCGACCACGCCGGGCACTCTGGTGGGAATCGCCGACCGGCTGGACAGCATCTGCGGCCTGTTCGGCATCGGCCAGGTGCCCACCGGCGCGGCCGACCCCTTTGCCCTACGCCGCGCGGCCATCGCCATCATCCGGGTGGTCACCGAGAAGAAGCTCAGCCTTTCCCTGGAGGCCATGCTGGCCCAGGCCCTGGAAGGCCTGGCCGCTTGGGTGGAGCGCCCGGCTGATGAGGTTTCCGCCGAGGTGACTGCGTTCTTCGCCGCCCGTTTCACCGGCATCCTGGCCGAGCAGGGCGTGCCCACGGACGTGGCCCAGGCCGTCTTGGCCGCCGGGCTGGACGACCTCACCGCCACGGCGGCGCGGGCCAAGGCCCTGGCCGAGGTCAAGGACTCGCCCGAGTTCGCCTCCCTGGCCGCGGGCCTCAAGCGGGTGATGAACATCCTCAAGAAGGAGGCGGCCCAGGTTACCGAGGCCGCGCCCGACGAGGCCATCATGGTCGAGGATGCGGAAAAGGCCCTGTACCGCGCCTTCGGCGAGCTGGAGGCCGAGGCGGGCGAGCTCTTCGCGGCCGGCGACTACGCCGGGTTCCTGGCCCGGGTCTCGGACTTGAAGGACCCCATCGACTCCTTCTTCGACAAGGTGATGGTCATGGACAAGGACGAGGCGGTGCGCCAGAACCGTCTGGCCCTGCTCAACCTCATGGCCACTCTCTTCGCCCGCTTCGCCCGTTTCGAGCACTTGCAGCTCGTATAG
- a CDS encoding HEAT repeat domain-containing protein — protein MLRQDQIMDKARELGFADVGFTTAEPFAEQREILGQRQEEYAWAQAMNMDLVAGTDPAGALPGARSIIVLLEHYFKQAYPRQLEPFFGRCYLDDDRVTKDGLAQRMKAFRGFLRDNGVQSKFPPYLPQRPAAARAGLGDYGKNSLLYAKNCARGGSWVLPLPLVVDLELTPGEPSMKVGCPDWCKNACLVACPTGALKGPRHIDPRRCVSYLTYFGQGLTPLELREPMGLYVYGCDRCQNVCPRNAPWLAANLEPNPRATAKADDFDLVKLLAMDVPYFQERIWPHMFYMNAKNLWRWHMNVARVMGNTRDEAYVPNLIQALDDNPDERARAMAAWALGRIGGAGARRALEARRGRDGEVVAREVEGALGMMV, from the coding sequence ATGCTGCGACAAGACCAAATCATGGACAAGGCCCGGGAACTGGGCTTCGCGGACGTGGGCTTCACCACCGCCGAACCCTTTGCCGAACAGCGGGAAATACTGGGGCAGCGGCAAGAGGAATACGCCTGGGCCCAGGCCATGAACATGGACCTGGTCGCGGGCACCGACCCGGCTGGGGCCCTGCCCGGAGCCCGCTCCATCATCGTCTTGCTGGAGCACTACTTCAAGCAGGCCTACCCCCGCCAGTTGGAGCCCTTCTTCGGCCGCTGCTATTTGGACGACGACCGGGTGACCAAGGACGGCCTGGCCCAGCGCATGAAGGCCTTTCGCGGGTTCCTCCGGGACAATGGCGTGCAATCCAAGTTCCCGCCCTACCTGCCTCAGCGCCCGGCCGCCGCCCGGGCCGGGCTGGGCGACTACGGCAAGAACTCCCTGCTCTATGCCAAGAACTGCGCGCGAGGCGGCTCCTGGGTGCTGCCCCTGCCCCTGGTGGTGGACCTGGAGCTGACCCCCGGCGAGCCCAGCATGAAGGTGGGCTGCCCGGACTGGTGCAAGAACGCCTGTCTGGTGGCCTGCCCCACCGGGGCGCTCAAGGGCCCTCGCCACATCGACCCCCGGCGCTGCGTCAGCTACCTGACCTACTTTGGTCAAGGGCTCACCCCCTTGGAACTGCGCGAGCCCATGGGCCTGTACGTGTACGGCTGCGACCGCTGCCAGAACGTGTGCCCGCGCAACGCGCCGTGGCTGGCCGCAAACCTGGAGCCCAACCCCCGCGCCACGGCCAAGGCGGACGACTTCGACCTAGTCAAGCTGCTGGCCATGGACGTGCCCTATTTCCAGGAACGCATCTGGCCGCACATGTTCTACATGAACGCCAAGAACCTGTGGCGTTGGCACATGAACGTGGCCCGGGTCATGGGCAACACCCGCGACGAGGCCTACGTGCCCAACCTGATCCAGGCCCTGGACGACAACCCGGACGAGCGGGCGCGGGCCATGGCCGCCTGGGCCCTGGGGCGCATCGGCGGGGCCGGCGCCCGGCGGGCCCTGGAGGCGCGGCGTGGGCGGGATGGCGAGGTGGTGGCTCGGGAGGTGGAGGGGGCGTTGGGGATGATGGTCTGA
- a CDS encoding CBS domain-containing protein: MKSQTLKDLMIPLEEYACVGPEATMQEAVSALEASWDKTPRAGKFKHRAILVLEGGDVVGKISHWDLLRAMEPKYRQIGDFERLTHFGLNPDFMKSMVDKEELWEDPWEFMCSRSANISAKEAMRPLDQDDFVDENDTLAHAVHLLVMGRKLSVLVRRQGKVTGILRIVDVCDFVCEQMKACKI; this comes from the coding sequence ATGAAGAGCCAGACCTTGAAAGACTTGATGATCCCCCTGGAGGAGTACGCCTGCGTGGGCCCCGAGGCCACCATGCAAGAGGCGGTGAGCGCCTTGGAGGCGTCCTGGGACAAGACCCCCCGGGCCGGGAAGTTCAAGCACCGCGCCATTTTGGTTTTGGAAGGCGGCGACGTGGTGGGCAAGATCAGCCACTGGGACCTGCTCCGGGCCATGGAGCCCAAATACCGCCAGATCGGCGATTTCGAGCGCCTGACCCACTTCGGGCTCAACCCGGATTTCATGAAGTCCATGGTGGACAAGGAAGAGCTGTGGGAAGACCCCTGGGAGTTCATGTGCTCCCGCTCGGCCAACATCTCGGCCAAGGAGGCCATGCGCCCCCTGGATCAGGACGACTTTGTCGACGAAAACGACACCCTGGCCCACGCGGTGCACCTGCTGGTCATGGGCCGTAAGCTCTCGGTGCTGGTACGCCGTCAGGGCAAAGTGACGGGCATCCTACGCATTGTGGACGTGTGCGACTTCGTCTGCGAGCAGATGAAGGCCTGCAAGATCTGA
- the ftsY gene encoding signal recognition particle-docking protein FtsY → MVETAEEPKAESGEPVEEPPAASEPEPEPEPELEPEAEPEPEPEPEPEEPKRGLWGRLGARLKKTRDKIGGSIDRITLGKKIDDDLLDDLEEVLVTADLGVQTSLKLIEQLRGQVARKELKDAEALKKALGQGIAGVLSEVAEVPSRDNNPHVIMVVGVNGVGKTTTIGKLAHRFKQEGRSVLLGAGDTFRAAASEQLTLWAERVGCDIVGGQEGADPSAVAFDAVEAALSRGRDLVLIDTAGRLHTKVNLMEELKKIHRVLGKKLDGAPHEVLLVLDATTGQNALQQAKLFNQTVPLTGLALTKLDGTAKGGVVVAISGELGLPICFAGLGEGMEDLKPFDAKEFAEAIF, encoded by the coding sequence ATGGTCGAAACGGCTGAGGAGCCCAAAGCCGAATCCGGCGAGCCGGTGGAGGAGCCCCCGGCAGCTTCCGAACCAGAACCAGAACCAGAGCCTGAGCTAGAGCCCGAAGCGGAACCCGAGCCCGAACCCGAGCCTGAGCCGGAGGAGCCCAAGCGCGGCCTGTGGGGCCGCCTGGGTGCGCGTCTCAAGAAAACCCGCGACAAGATCGGCGGGTCCATCGACCGCATCACCCTGGGCAAGAAGATCGACGACGACCTCCTGGACGACCTGGAGGAGGTGCTGGTCACCGCCGACCTGGGGGTGCAGACCTCGCTCAAGCTCATCGAGCAGCTCCGGGGCCAGGTGGCCCGCAAGGAGCTAAAGGACGCCGAGGCCCTCAAGAAGGCCCTGGGCCAAGGCATCGCCGGGGTGCTCTCCGAGGTGGCCGAGGTGCCTTCGCGCGACAACAACCCCCACGTGATCATGGTGGTGGGGGTCAATGGCGTGGGCAAGACCACCACCATCGGCAAACTGGCCCATCGCTTCAAGCAGGAGGGCCGCTCGGTGCTCCTGGGCGCGGGCGACACCTTCCGCGCGGCGGCCAGCGAGCAGCTTACCCTGTGGGCCGAGCGGGTGGGCTGCGACATCGTGGGCGGCCAGGAAGGGGCCGATCCTTCAGCCGTGGCCTTCGACGCGGTGGAGGCGGCGCTCAGCCGTGGCCGCGACCTGGTGCTCATCGACACCGCCGGCCGGCTGCACACCAAGGTCAACCTCATGGAGGAGCTCAAAAAGATCCACCGCGTGCTGGGCAAGAAGCTCGACGGCGCGCCCCATGAGGTGCTTCTGGTGCTGGACGCCACCACCGGTCAGAACGCCCTTCAGCAGGCCAAGCTGTTCAACCAGACGGTGCCGCTGACCGGCCTGGCCCTCACCAAGCTCGACGGCACGGCCAAGGGCGGGGTGGTGGTGGCCATCTCCGGCGAGCTGGGCCTGCCCATATGCTTCGCGGGCCTGGGCGAGGGTATGGAAGACTTGAAGCCCTTCGACGCCAAGGAGTTCGCCGAGGCCATCTTCTAG
- a CDS encoding agmatine deiminase family protein, translated as MIMPRFILRAALLATLIVTLCAPAGLARAASSYRFPAEFEKQQAVWLGWLSKEYIRGYPTDPVLLKMTRELAARLKVVVCVPSEAQKKHVQTLLAKGKVNLANVSYFTIPFTMLYWRDFGPIFLKDGAGQKMVADFNFNCWGYFPLHDTQARMMERIDRTVAKALKLPSRMTRLVSEGGDREFNGKGTLLVTEACEFQRNPNLSREDIEAELKDTLGVSNIIWLKQGTVDDDPYNTSTLPRPGGKGVAYRSAAANNHMDEYCRFVGPRTILLAEVSQKEAAQGPVEAENRRRMEENFAILQKARDQDGQPFEIVRIPMPHTLYFTAQPDDEAYFGLSSYPKYENGTAFPIGNPVTIIPAQSYCNFLISNGVVLAQKYWREGLPQTVKERDQEALKILQGLFPDRKVVAINTLAINFGGGGIHCTTQQEPATGK; from the coding sequence ATGATCATGCCAAGGTTCATTTTGCGCGCGGCCCTGCTGGCCACCTTGATCGTCACCCTGTGCGCCCCGGCCGGACTGGCCCGTGCCGCCTCCTCATACCGCTTCCCCGCCGAGTTCGAAAAGCAGCAGGCCGTGTGGCTGGGCTGGCTGTCCAAGGAGTACATCCGGGGCTACCCCACCGACCCGGTGCTTTTGAAAATGACCCGTGAGCTGGCTGCCAGGTTAAAGGTCGTGGTCTGCGTGCCCAGCGAGGCCCAGAAAAAACACGTGCAAACCCTGCTGGCCAAGGGCAAAGTCAACCTAGCCAACGTCTCCTATTTCACCATCCCCTTCACCATGCTCTACTGGCGCGACTTCGGTCCCATCTTCCTGAAAGACGGCGCGGGCCAAAAGATGGTCGCGGACTTCAACTTCAACTGCTGGGGCTATTTCCCCCTGCACGACACCCAGGCCCGCATGATGGAGCGCATTGACCGCACAGTGGCCAAGGCTCTGAAGCTGCCCAGCCGCATGACCCGGCTGGTAAGCGAGGGCGGGGACCGGGAGTTCAACGGCAAGGGCACCCTGCTGGTCACCGAGGCCTGCGAGTTCCAGCGCAACCCCAACCTGTCCCGGGAAGATATCGAGGCCGAGCTGAAAGATACCCTGGGGGTGAGCAACATCATCTGGCTCAAGCAGGGGACCGTGGACGACGATCCCTACAACACCAGCACCCTGCCCAGGCCGGGAGGCAAGGGCGTGGCCTATCGTAGCGCGGCGGCCAACAACCACATGGACGAGTACTGCCGCTTCGTGGGGCCACGCACCATCCTGCTGGCCGAGGTCAGCCAGAAGGAAGCGGCCCAGGGGCCGGTGGAAGCCGAGAACCGCCGTCGCATGGAGGAGAACTTCGCCATCTTGCAAAAGGCCAGGGATCAGGACGGCCAGCCCTTTGAGATCGTGCGCATCCCCATGCCCCATACGCTCTATTTCACCGCCCAGCCCGACGACGAGGCCTACTTCGGGCTGTCATCCTACCCCAAGTACGAAAACGGCACCGCCTTCCCCATAGGGAATCCGGTGACCATCATCCCTGCCCAGAGCTACTGCAACTTCCTCATTTCCAACGGGGTGGTGCTGGCCCAGAAGTACTGGCGCGAGGGGCTGCCCCAAACAGTCAAGGAGCGGGACCAGGAAGCCCTCAAAATCTTGCAGGGGCTGTTCCCGGATCGCAAGGTGGTGGCCATCAACACCCTGGCCATCAACTTCGGGGGGGGCGGCATCCACTGCACCACCCAGCAGGAGCCGGCCACGGGCAAGTAG
- the smc gene encoding chromosome segregation protein SMC: protein MKVRRLDIIGFKSFADRTLMDIPEGLCAVVGPNGCGKSNVVDAVRWALGEQSAKQLRGSSMEDVIFNGADNRKPAGMAEVNIVFENDGSVTAEPYAGLAEIAVTRRLYRNGDSEYLINKMPCRLKDIQQVLMDTGLGNRAYAIIEQGRVGAFIEAKPEERRLWVEEAAGITRYKNQKKVSLRKMQGTKDNLNRLDDILAEVATQMERLKRQAKKAQRHKELRDQIRVLDLNVSSFEYRQFTEEISEVSAEAEAAGTSLELAGQRLAALEADLETARLELLEAEEEIRDSGARRLEAQGAIQKAENELILLGREAENLKRQSERLEAERVELKGSLAAGQEELNQARRVLASAEGGKRESELMVGEASQAVAARMEALATAEESVDLAKAELVDAMSRLSQIKNRLGDLERRRADLKRRASQQEEQRGQQATQEAEARQALEARRGEAERLRETLEEAAADLARGKARFKELTTELAALRRAEDEATRRRYDLSAAVDSMALSLESHDWAGDGVRKVLEAAAQGGPPSAVLGVVAEKLNVQPGREDLVESVLGPDLQAVVVADGEQALALAAWAGEKGLGRLRVVALAELAGGGWSAPRQAQPLAGLTKPEPGFEPLLHLLAGAGWCPDLESAWQAGRSLAPGQVVVSPGGKRLDRPGLATVGGGVSDSVLTRRNELAARREELAKAEQEAEAATQRRRNGEAELAEAEVEVSVLAEEQQARQDELARLERDLARSEQEAAGARRRLEALQFESDETVGELRHLEAEADNLSAQADALSGRDAELEEALEMAREELQLSRAELEEARHAEGEVKLAAQAKANQSDQAQREANRLQQELDRSTARLLALGRELEQTAATLTEVTTRRGKEQEGLGGLYAELDRQEAGLKRAQDVLGQAQSRTGQLEGELKRARAELKQAENSNQELAWRRRELELKREQVAEQTMERCRVELAARYREFLPEDKFDLPGGKEKLERLRKRLNRLGPVNLEAISEHAALEERHTFLSEQRADLEASLEDLRSAIRKINRTTRGRFLETLEEVNKRLDGVFQVLFGGGSAQLVLEEGLDPLEAGLHLMVELPGKKVKNLDSLSGGEKAMSAVAVLFALFLIRPAPFCILDEVDAPLDEANTGRFLDLLQQLSRRSQILMITHSRSSMELMGTLYGVTMEQKGVSKVLSVTLEQGESLAA, encoded by the coding sequence GTGAAGGTTCGACGCCTGGACATCATTGGTTTTAAATCATTCGCCGACCGTACCCTGATGGATATTCCAGAAGGGCTTTGCGCGGTGGTGGGGCCCAACGGCTGCGGCAAGTCCAACGTGGTGGACGCGGTGCGCTGGGCCCTGGGCGAGCAGTCGGCCAAGCAGTTGCGCGGCTCCTCCATGGAAGACGTGATCTTCAACGGGGCCGACAACCGCAAGCCCGCCGGCATGGCCGAGGTGAACATCGTTTTTGAGAACGACGGCAGCGTCACCGCCGAGCCCTATGCCGGGCTGGCCGAGATCGCGGTCACCCGCCGCCTGTACCGCAACGGGGACAGCGAGTATCTGATCAACAAGATGCCCTGCCGCCTCAAGGACATCCAACAGGTGCTCATGGACACCGGCCTAGGCAACCGGGCCTACGCCATCATCGAGCAGGGCCGGGTGGGGGCCTTCATCGAGGCCAAGCCCGAGGAACGCCGCCTCTGGGTGGAGGAAGCGGCGGGCATCACCCGCTACAAGAACCAGAAAAAGGTGAGCCTGCGCAAGATGCAGGGCACCAAGGACAATCTCAACCGGCTCGACGACATCCTGGCCGAGGTGGCCACCCAGATGGAGCGCCTGAAGCGCCAGGCCAAAAAAGCCCAGCGCCACAAGGAACTGCGCGACCAGATTCGCGTCCTGGACCTCAACGTTTCCAGTTTCGAGTACCGCCAGTTCACCGAGGAGATCAGTGAGGTGAGCGCCGAGGCCGAGGCCGCGGGCACCAGCCTGGAGCTGGCCGGGCAACGCCTGGCCGCCTTGGAAGCCGATTTGGAGACCGCCCGCCTGGAGCTTTTGGAGGCCGAGGAGGAGATACGCGACTCCGGCGCCCGCCGCCTGGAGGCCCAGGGGGCCATCCAAAAGGCCGAGAACGAGCTGATCCTCCTGGGGCGCGAGGCCGAAAACCTCAAGCGTCAATCCGAGCGCCTGGAAGCCGAGCGGGTGGAGCTAAAGGGCAGCCTTGCCGCCGGCCAGGAAGAGCTCAACCAGGCCCGCCGGGTGTTGGCCTCGGCCGAGGGCGGCAAACGCGAGAGCGAGCTCATGGTCGGCGAGGCCTCCCAGGCGGTGGCCGCTCGCATGGAGGCCCTGGCCACGGCCGAGGAGTCGGTGGACCTGGCCAAGGCCGAGCTGGTCGACGCCATGAGCCGCCTGAGCCAGATCAAGAACCGCCTGGGCGACCTGGAGCGCCGCAGGGCCGACCTTAAGCGCCGCGCCTCCCAACAGGAAGAGCAGCGCGGCCAGCAGGCCACCCAGGAGGCCGAGGCCCGTCAGGCCCTGGAAGCCCGCCGGGGCGAGGCCGAGCGCTTGCGTGAGACCCTGGAAGAGGCAGCCGCCGACCTGGCCCGAGGCAAGGCCCGCTTCAAGGAGCTGACCACCGAGCTGGCCGCCCTGCGCCGGGCCGAGGACGAGGCCACCCGCCGCCGCTACGACCTGAGCGCGGCGGTGGACTCCATGGCGCTAAGCCTGGAATCCCACGACTGGGCCGGCGACGGAGTGCGCAAGGTTTTGGAGGCCGCCGCCCAAGGCGGTCCTCCGTCCGCGGTGCTGGGCGTGGTGGCCGAGAAGCTCAACGTGCAGCCGGGCCGCGAGGACCTGGTGGAGTCGGTCCTGGGGCCGGATCTCCAGGCGGTGGTCGTGGCCGACGGCGAGCAGGCCCTGGCCCTGGCCGCCTGGGCCGGAGAAAAAGGCCTGGGGCGCCTTCGGGTGGTGGCTCTGGCCGAGCTGGCCGGCGGCGGCTGGAGCGCTCCGCGCCAGGCCCAGCCCCTGGCCGGGCTGACCAAGCCCGAGCCCGGCTTCGAGCCTCTGTTGCACCTGTTGGCCGGAGCCGGCTGGTGCCCGGACCTGGAAAGCGCATGGCAGGCCGGCCGCTCCCTGGCCCCGGGCCAGGTGGTGGTGAGCCCGGGCGGAAAGCGCCTGGACCGCCCCGGCCTGGCCACGGTGGGCGGCGGAGTGAGCGATTCGGTGCTCACCCGGCGCAACGAACTGGCCGCCCGCCGCGAGGAGCTGGCCAAGGCCGAGCAGGAAGCCGAGGCCGCCACTCAGCGCCGCCGCAACGGGGAGGCCGAGCTGGCCGAGGCCGAGGTGGAGGTCAGCGTGCTGGCCGAGGAGCAACAGGCCCGCCAGGACGAGCTGGCCCGCCTGGAGCGCGACCTGGCCCGTAGCGAACAGGAAGCCGCCGGGGCGCGCCGCCGCCTGGAAGCCTTGCAGTTCGAGAGCGACGAGACCGTGGGTGAGCTGCGCCATCTGGAGGCCGAGGCCGACAACCTGTCGGCCCAAGCCGATGCGCTTAGCGGCCGCGATGCGGAGCTGGAAGAGGCCCTGGAAATGGCCCGCGAGGAGTTGCAGCTCTCCCGGGCTGAGCTGGAGGAGGCCCGCCACGCCGAGGGCGAGGTGAAGTTGGCCGCCCAGGCCAAGGCCAACCAGAGCGACCAGGCCCAGCGCGAGGCCAACCGCCTGCAACAGGAGCTGGACCGCTCCACCGCCCGCCTGCTGGCTCTGGGCCGCGAGTTGGAGCAGACCGCCGCCACCCTCACCGAGGTCACCACCCGCCGGGGCAAGGAGCAGGAAGGCCTGGGCGGGCTCTACGCCGAGCTGGATCGCCAGGAGGCGGGGCTCAAGCGGGCCCAGGACGTGCTGGGCCAGGCCCAGTCGCGCACCGGCCAGCTGGAGGGCGAACTCAAACGGGCCCGCGCCGAGCTGAAGCAGGCCGAGAACTCCAACCAGGAGCTGGCCTGGCGCCGCCGCGAGCTGGAGCTCAAGCGGGAGCAGGTGGCCGAGCAGACCATGGAGCGCTGCCGGGTGGAGCTGGCCGCGCGCTACCGCGAGTTTTTGCCCGAGGACAAGTTCGACCTGCCCGGGGGCAAGGAAAAGCTGGAGCGCCTGCGCAAGCGTCTCAACCGCCTGGGGCCGGTGAACCTGGAGGCCATCAGCGAGCACGCCGCCCTGGAGGAGCGCCACACCTTCCTCAGCGAGCAGCGGGCCGACCTGGAGGCCTCGCTGGAGGACCTGCGCTCGGCCATACGCAAGATCAACCGCACCACCCGGGGCCGCTTCCTGGAGACCCTGGAAGAGGTGAACAAGCGCCTGGACGGCGTGTTCCAGGTGCTCTTCGGCGGAGGCAGCGCCCAGCTCGTCTTGGAAGAGGGCCTGGACCCCTTGGAAGCGGGCCTGCACCTGATGGTGGAGCTGCCCGGCAAGAAGGTGAAAAACCTCGATTCCCTGTCCGGCGGCGAAAAGGCCATGAGCGCGGTGGCGGTCTTGTTCGCCCTGTTCCTCATCCGGCCGGCTCCCTTCTGCATCCTGGACGAGGTGGACGCGCCTTTGGACGAGGCCAATACCGGCCGTTTCCTGGACCTGCTGCAGCAGCTCTCGCGGCGCTCCCAGATCCTCATGATCACCCACAGCCGCTCCTCCATGGAGCTCATGGGCACCCTCTACGGCGTGACCATGGAGCAGAAGGGTGTGAGCAAGGTCCTCTCCGTGACCCTGGAGCAGGGCGAGTCCCTGGCCGCCTAG
- a CDS encoding DUF3883 domain-containing protein, giving the protein MNRLAMKKEIRERVLVLAQRDKADWREAEQLRRQFVSDYPISKIINLSLDEYVIGKGSANKSFCYRLERELDSLGRILGATAFKFGIYFGKTKNDSRYKYRFAKHWGQTEKEVFASVKNEIASLLKAASAGNYDEVRVNKLSPMFKGKLLFIYFPNKFTPIYAKDHLKYFLAQLNLRGNFTNETDMQVALMEYRSQWQELENEHPCLYMKFLYDVFGYPSSASSTEESRVADVPLLDDAIKGAKFIDKIPKGNSRKAPKNGASGNKTNYDKRQKRLKQIGDRGEEIVLAMEKQRLKNANVRGLASKVKHVALTDDSAGFDILSFDEDGTKRYIEVKATTGETLNNGFYISANEATQANILDKYYIYFVLSAMSDRPRVMPVPNPFGTQSKFELTPIIFHANLKQDG; this is encoded by the coding sequence ATGAACCGATTGGCAATGAAAAAGGAAATTAGAGAGAGAGTGCTTGTTTTGGCACAGAGAGATAAAGCCGACTGGAGAGAAGCCGAACAACTACGCAGACAATTTGTATCTGATTATCCAATCAGTAAAATTATAAACCTTTCATTAGATGAGTATGTAATAGGCAAAGGCAGTGCCAATAAGTCATTTTGCTATCGTCTTGAACGTGAATTAGACAGCCTTGGACGTATTTTAGGCGCGACGGCTTTTAAGTTTGGTATATATTTCGGAAAAACCAAAAATGACTCTAGATATAAATATCGTTTTGCCAAGCACTGGGGGCAAACTGAAAAAGAGGTATTTGCCTCAGTAAAAAATGAGATTGCTTCGCTACTCAAAGCGGCGTCAGCTGGCAATTATGATGAGGTTCGCGTCAACAAATTATCTCCTATGTTTAAAGGGAAATTGCTATTTATTTATTTTCCAAATAAATTCACCCCAATCTATGCAAAGGACCACTTGAAATATTTCTTAGCGCAATTAAATTTACGCGGTAATTTTACAAATGAAACCGACATGCAGGTAGCATTAATGGAATATCGCTCTCAATGGCAAGAGCTTGAGAATGAACACCCATGTCTTTATATGAAATTCTTGTACGATGTCTTCGGATACCCATCATCGGCATCCTCTACGGAGGAGTCTCGAGTCGCTGATGTCCCTCTTCTGGATGATGCCATTAAAGGGGCTAAATTTATAGATAAAATTCCTAAAGGCAATTCTCGAAAAGCGCCTAAGAATGGGGCTAGTGGAAACAAAACAAATTATGATAAAAGGCAAAAGCGCCTCAAGCAAATAGGTGATAGAGGGGAAGAAATTGTTCTTGCAATGGAAAAACAAAGATTAAAAAATGCTAATGTTAGGGGGCTGGCTTCAAAAGTGAAGCATGTTGCGTTAACAGATGACAGCGCTGGATTTGATATACTATCTTTTGACGAAGATGGAACGAAAAGGTACATTGAGGTTAAAGCGACTACTGGCGAGACGCTGAATAATGGTTTTTATATTTCTGCAAATGAAGCAACCCAAGCGAATATATTGGATAAATATTATATATACTTTGTCCTTTCCGCAATGAGCGATAGACCGCGAGTTATGCCGGTCCCTAATCCTTTTGGCACTCAAAGCAAGTTTGAACTAACCCCAATTATTTTTCATGCCAATCTTAAGCAAGATGGGTAG